In Sphingobacterium thalpophilum, a genomic segment contains:
- the clpP gene encoding ATP-dependent Clp endopeptidase proteolytic subunit ClpP: MNIDKNEFRKYAVKHHRIGSQHVDSFIARTETSIPTNLTPYIVEERQLNVAQMDVFSRLMMDRIIFLGSGIDDQVANIIQAQLLFLQSTDAQRDIQIYINSPGGSVYAGLGIYDTMQYITPDVATICTGIAASMGAVLLVAGAKGKRAALRHSRVMIHQPSGGAQGVAADMEINLREMMKLKEELYTIISDHSGQTYEWVEKSSDRDYWMRANEAKEFGMIDEILLPKKEIIK; the protein is encoded by the coding sequence ATGAATATAGATAAAAACGAATTCAGAAAATATGCAGTAAAGCATCACCGTATTGGAAGCCAACATGTTGATAGCTTCATTGCTCGTACAGAGACAAGCATTCCAACAAACCTTACACCTTACATCGTTGAAGAACGTCAATTGAACGTTGCTCAAATGGATGTGTTTTCGCGTTTGATGATGGACCGTATCATATTTTTAGGCAGCGGTATTGATGATCAGGTAGCCAACATTATTCAGGCACAGCTCTTGTTCCTACAATCTACCGATGCACAACGTGATATCCAAATCTACATCAATTCACCAGGTGGAAGCGTATACGCTGGACTAGGAATTTATGATACCATGCAATATATCACACCAGATGTAGCGACGATCTGTACAGGTATTGCTGCGTCTATGGGAGCTGTTCTTTTAGTTGCTGGTGCAAAAGGCAAACGTGCAGCCTTACGTCACTCACGCGTCATGATTCACCAACCTTCCGGTGGTGCACAAGGAGTTGCTGCCGATATGGAAATCAACTTACGTGAGATGATGAAATTGAAAGAAGAATTATACACCATTATTTCAGATCACTCTGGACAAACTTACGAATGGGTAGAAAAATCTTCAGATCGCGATTACTGGATGAGAGCCAATGAAGCCAAAGAATTCGGTATGATTGACGAGATTTTACTTCCTAAGAAGGAGATTATTAAATAA
- the clpX gene encoding ATP-dependent Clp protease ATP-binding subunit ClpX, with amino-acid sequence MAKNNDRDIHCSFCGISKNEAQMLIAGNGAHICDRCIQQAGEILAEELKQRKSKTLQTALKLIRPLEIKTHLDQYVIGQDDAKKVISVAVYNHYKRLNQKVDKDEIEIEKSNLIIVGETGTGKTLLAKTVAKILNVPFCIVDATVLTEAGYVGEDVESILTRLLQAADYDVASAERGIIYIDEIDKIARKSDNPSITRDVSGEGVQQALLKILEGTVVNVPPQGGRKHPDQKMIAVNTSNILFICGGAFDGIQKKIANRLRTQTVGYKMNEDEEEIDLNNLYKYITPQDLKNFGLIPELIGRLPVLTYLNPLDKETLLSILTEPKNALVKQYKKLFEYESIELKFDPDVYTFIVDKADEFKLGARGLRSICEAIMLDAMFEIPSTKEQTGQKALEITLDYAKKKFEKSDLKKLKVA; translated from the coding sequence ATGGCAAAGAATAACGATAGAGACATTCACTGTTCGTTTTGTGGCATAAGCAAAAATGAAGCCCAGATGCTTATTGCAGGCAACGGAGCACACATCTGTGACAGATGTATCCAGCAGGCAGGCGAAATCTTGGCAGAAGAATTAAAACAACGAAAAAGTAAAACTTTACAGACTGCTTTAAAGTTGATCCGTCCTTTGGAGATTAAAACTCACCTGGATCAATATGTAATCGGTCAGGATGATGCGAAAAAAGTAATTTCAGTAGCAGTTTATAATCACTATAAACGTTTAAATCAGAAAGTGGATAAAGACGAGATTGAAATCGAAAAATCCAATTTGATTATCGTTGGTGAAACAGGTACAGGTAAAACCTTGCTTGCAAAAACTGTTGCCAAGATACTCAACGTCCCCTTCTGTATTGTGGATGCAACTGTATTGACAGAAGCAGGGTATGTAGGGGAAGACGTAGAAAGTATATTAACACGTTTATTGCAAGCAGCAGATTATGATGTAGCCTCTGCAGAACGCGGTATTATCTATATCGATGAGATTGATAAAATCGCACGTAAAAGCGACAATCCGTCTATTACAAGAGATGTATCGGGTGAAGGTGTGCAGCAAGCTTTATTGAAGATTTTAGAAGGTACGGTTGTAAACGTTCCACCGCAAGGCGGCCGTAAACACCCGGATCAAAAAATGATCGCAGTCAATACAAGTAATATTCTATTTATCTGTGGTGGTGCATTCGACGGTATTCAAAAGAAAATTGCAAACCGTCTGCGCACGCAAACAGTAGGTTATAAAATGAACGAAGACGAAGAGGAAATTGACTTGAACAATCTATACAAGTATATTACACCTCAAGACTTAAAGAACTTTGGTTTAATTCCAGAGTTAATTGGCCGTCTTCCTGTATTGACTTACTTAAATCCATTGGATAAGGAAACTTTACTGAGCATTTTGACTGAACCAAAAAATGCATTGGTAAAACAATATAAGAAGTTGTTTGAATACGAAAGTATCGAACTAAAATTTGATCCTGACGTATATACGTTTATTGTTGATAAAGCTGACGAATTTAAACTTGGAGCCCGTGGCCTCCGCAGCATATGCGAAGCCATTATGCTGGATGCCATGTTTGAGATTCCGTCAACAAAAGAACAAACGGGACAGAAAGCATTAGAAATTACCTTGGACTATGCGAAGAAAAAATTCGAAAAGTCCGATTTAAAAAAGCTTAAAGTCGCTTAA
- a CDS encoding efflux RND transporter permease subunit, with product MLKTFINRPVLATVVSIILVILGLVGLKLLPVSRFPEIAPPSVLVSLSYPGANAETVAKSVLLPIEEAINGVEDMTYIKSSASNSGSGSVSVYFKTGTNPDIASVNVQTRISKAISSIPAEVNEAGITVMPRQTGVIMTINLYSDHQDSAYDETFLQAYAQINLMRPLLRVDGVAQVSRLGARDYAMRLWLNPEKLALYNLVPQDVTNAIKDQNFEIAPGKFGETSDEAFETVIRHKGRFTTPEEFQSIVIKTNTDGSVLYLKDVARVEFGATNLSSDNKVNGHPGLTLNLTQTSGSNAHDIDIAVRKVLEEQSKTFPKGIHYEVTYSVRDQIDESINQVEHTLFEAFILVFIIVFIFLQDFRSTLIPAIAIPVSLVGTFFFLQLFGFSLNVLTMFALVLAIGIVVDDAIVVVEAIHEKMHSTVMKPRAATLSTMSEITGAILFITMVMAAVFLPVGFMEGPAGIFYRQFAYTLATAILISALNALTLSPALCALLLKAPQQHTNQKNGKINQFKDRFFKAFNTSFDRLTARYVSIVEILIKNKKIAWAGLILITALGIVFMIKTPKSFIPTEDDGFITYNIALPPGASLSRTTEVLHRADSILKKRQDINGMTTVSGFNALDGSSSPAFAAGYITLKPHAKREYIKNINAFMDTIRNDLSQINEATFTVFPRPTVQGFGDFAGIEMVLQDRMGGDIRDFNTIADTFINQLNTLPEIRSAYTSFKSNFPQYEVNIDAVKAKSLGVEIKDLMSTIRSYFARVQASDFNRFGRQYRVYVQSDFDFRKDPESFNSIFVRNSKGEMVPINTILTLEKTVGPETITRYNLYNAIAVNITPAEGYSTDDAMQAIQKLADNKLPGNYGFEWTGMSYEESQSGSQTILIFALSILFVYFLLSAQYESYILPWAVLLSIPVGLIGVFSVINLVGLQNNIYVQVGLIMLIGLLAKNAILIVEFAVQERKNGKSIVEAAINGSKLRLRPILMTSLAFVAGLVPLMWTVGPSAIGNHSISFSAAGGMLFGVAFGIFIIPVLFVVFKSLDEKLHDKLAKEEEE from the coding sequence ATGCTAAAAACATTTATAAATAGGCCTGTATTAGCCACGGTGGTTTCCATTATCCTGGTAATCTTGGGCTTAGTTGGGCTAAAACTTCTGCCTGTCTCGCGTTTTCCAGAAATTGCACCACCAAGTGTGCTTGTTTCACTAAGTTATCCGGGAGCTAATGCCGAGACTGTAGCAAAAAGCGTTTTACTACCTATCGAAGAAGCCATCAATGGTGTAGAGGATATGACCTATATCAAGTCATCTGCCTCCAATTCAGGATCGGGAAGTGTGTCGGTCTATTTTAAGACAGGTACCAATCCTGATATTGCCTCGGTCAACGTACAGACACGGATTTCCAAAGCAATCAGTTCCATTCCCGCAGAAGTAAATGAGGCCGGAATCACGGTCATGCCACGGCAAACGGGTGTCATTATGACCATCAATCTCTACTCTGATCATCAGGATAGTGCCTACGACGAAACCTTTCTCCAGGCTTATGCACAGATTAACCTGATGCGGCCTTTGCTGCGTGTTGATGGTGTAGCCCAGGTTTCCCGTTTGGGAGCAAGGGATTATGCGATGCGACTTTGGTTGAATCCCGAAAAACTAGCCCTGTATAACCTCGTCCCACAAGATGTCACCAATGCTATAAAAGATCAAAACTTTGAGATTGCCCCCGGTAAATTTGGAGAAACCTCAGATGAAGCTTTCGAAACAGTGATCCGTCATAAAGGGCGTTTCACCACTCCGGAGGAATTCCAGAGTATTGTGATCAAAACCAACACCGACGGTTCCGTGCTCTATTTAAAAGATGTGGCACGCGTCGAATTCGGTGCTACAAATCTAAGCAGCGACAATAAGGTAAATGGACATCCCGGTCTTACACTCAACTTAACACAAACCAGTGGTTCCAACGCCCATGATATTGATATTGCCGTCAGAAAGGTTCTCGAGGAACAATCCAAAACATTTCCAAAAGGCATACACTATGAGGTGACCTACTCTGTACGTGACCAGATCGATGAATCGATCAACCAGGTTGAGCACACCCTTTTTGAAGCCTTTATCCTGGTATTTATTATTGTCTTTATCTTCCTGCAAGATTTTAGATCCACCTTGATCCCTGCAATTGCAATCCCGGTTTCATTGGTGGGAACCTTCTTTTTTCTGCAGCTTTTTGGATTTTCGCTCAATGTCCTCACGATGTTTGCCCTGGTGTTAGCCATTGGAATCGTAGTGGATGACGCCATTGTCGTCGTTGAGGCCATCCACGAAAAAATGCACAGCACAGTAATGAAACCCAGAGCCGCTACATTATCGACGATGTCCGAAATTACGGGAGCTATCCTGTTCATAACCATGGTCATGGCTGCTGTATTTTTGCCTGTAGGATTTATGGAAGGGCCAGCAGGTATCTTTTATCGCCAGTTTGCTTACACCCTGGCAACAGCGATTCTGATTTCAGCACTCAATGCATTGACGTTAAGTCCAGCCCTATGTGCGCTACTCCTGAAAGCCCCGCAACAGCATACCAATCAAAAAAACGGCAAAATCAATCAATTTAAAGATCGCTTCTTTAAAGCATTCAATACCTCTTTTGATCGACTGACCGCCCGTTATGTCTCGATTGTAGAAATACTGATCAAGAATAAGAAAATAGCCTGGGCAGGCTTAATTTTAATTACAGCACTTGGCATTGTGTTTATGATTAAAACACCCAAAAGTTTTATTCCGACAGAAGATGATGGATTTATCACGTACAACATTGCCCTCCCTCCCGGCGCTTCATTGAGCCGAACAACTGAGGTTCTTCATCGTGCCGATAGTATTTTAAAGAAAAGACAGGACATCAATGGAATGACAACAGTTTCTGGTTTTAATGCCCTGGACGGAAGCTCAAGCCCGGCATTTGCCGCTGGTTATATCACCTTAAAACCACATGCCAAACGCGAGTACATCAAAAATATCAATGCGTTTATGGATACCATCAGAAATGATCTATCCCAGATTAATGAAGCAACGTTTACAGTATTCCCCCGGCCTACCGTACAGGGTTTTGGAGACTTTGCAGGAATTGAAATGGTTCTTCAGGATCGAATGGGTGGTGACATTCGGGATTTTAACACCATTGCAGATACCTTTATTAACCAACTCAATACCTTACCGGAAATACGAAGTGCTTACACAAGTTTTAAATCAAACTTCCCTCAGTATGAAGTAAATATCGATGCTGTAAAGGCAAAATCTCTAGGAGTTGAGATCAAAGATCTCATGTCCACAATCCGATCTTATTTTGCGCGTGTACAGGCGAGCGATTTTAATCGGTTTGGTCGCCAATACCGTGTTTATGTCCAATCAGATTTCGACTTCCGCAAAGATCCCGAATCCTTCAATTCAATTTTTGTGCGCAACAGTAAAGGCGAAATGGTGCCTATTAACACCATATTGACCTTAGAAAAGACTGTGGGTCCAGAAACCATCACGCGTTACAATCTATACAATGCAATTGCAGTAAATATTACACCCGCGGAAGGCTATAGTACAGATGATGCGATGCAGGCTATCCAAAAGTTGGCCGACAACAAACTTCCGGGTAATTACGGTTTTGAATGGACGGGCATGAGCTATGAAGAAAGTCAATCCGGCTCACAGACGATATTGATTTTTGCGCTTAGTATCCTATTCGTCTACTTCCTGCTTTCCGCTCAATATGAAAGCTACATTCTTCCTTGGGCAGTATTACTGTCTATACCTGTGGGACTGATCGGCGTATTTTCCGTGATCAACCTTGTGGGACTTCAAAACAACATTTATGTGCAAGTAGGACTCATCATGCTTATTGGTCTTTTGGCCAAAAATGCTATTCTGATCGTCGAATTTGCCGTGCAGGAGCGTAAAAATGGCAAAAGTATCGTCGAAGCTGCCATTAACGGCTCAAAACTTAGGTTACGGCCAATCTTGATGACCAGTTTGGCATTTGTTGCTGGCCTGGTACCCTTGATGTGGACGGTTGGTCCCTCGGCGATCGGTAACCATTCGATCAGTTTCAGCGCCGCCGGCGGCATGCTCTTTGGTGTAGCATTCGGCATCTTTATCATCCCTGTACTCTTTGTCGTATTCAAAAGCCTGGATGAAAAACTACATGATAAACTAGCTAAAGAAGAGGAAGAATAA
- a CDS encoding DUF6965 family protein, with protein sequence MTPEELQQYFQSKDLPESLEIQQDMQVFDVQRFLSTSFIHVGLWKKDLSKCPSWIRLLKFKDALENKEEA encoded by the coding sequence ATGACTCCAGAAGAATTACAACAATATTTTCAATCCAAAGACTTGCCTGAATCGTTAGAAATACAGCAAGATATGCAGGTCTTCGACGTACAACGTTTCTTGAGCACAAGTTTTATCCATGTTGGATTATGGAAAAAAGATCTAAGCAAATGTCCATCCTGGATTAGACTTCTTAAATTCAAGGATGCCTTAGAAAATAAAGAAGAGGCCTAA
- a CDS encoding type I restriction enzyme HsdR N-terminal domain-containing protein, producing MFSPTPLNLPPFKAKISKKNNAIYIFDELRKKDLVLTPEEWVRQHWINYLSLMKNYPKSLMHIEGGLKLNNLQKRSDLLIYNSSGHKVVLAEFKAPHIKITQQVFEQIANYNTVHRIPYLLVSNGMNHYYCKIDFINASYEFLEDLPNYNEID from the coding sequence ATGTTTTCACCGACTCCACTGAACTTACCGCCATTTAAAGCTAAAATATCCAAGAAGAACAATGCGATTTACATCTTTGATGAGCTCAGAAAAAAGGACTTGGTATTAACACCGGAGGAATGGGTTAGACAACATTGGATCAATTATTTGTCGCTCATGAAAAATTACCCCAAATCACTGATGCATATTGAAGGCGGATTGAAATTAAATAACCTTCAGAAACGAAGTGATTTATTGATTTACAACAGTAGCGGGCATAAGGTCGTGTTAGCCGAGTTTAAAGCGCCACATATAAAAATCACCCAACAGGTATTTGAGCAAATTGCAAATTATAATACGGTTCATCGTATACCATACCTATTAGTGAGCAATGGCATGAATCATTACTATTGTAAAATTGATTTTATCAACGCGTCTTACGAATTTTTGGAAGACCTCCCCAACTACAACGAAATTGACTAA
- a CDS encoding efflux RND transporter periplasmic adaptor subunit, with protein MKKKTLSIFKVSLLICSALATQVSCSSSSSKENKTKEKNVALPVYTVTKSDATTIKDYLGTIEGKVNVEVRPQVEGLLQEIYIDEGSFVQKGQKLFKVDPSTYQENLNNMVATEQVARAKLKNAQLEVDRLKPLVQNDVISDVRLASAKSDYQVAKATLDQAIAAVRSAQISKDFTVITAPVGGYIGRIPKRIGNLVSKGDKEPLTYLSDIQEVYVYFSMNESDFLYFSKAQAKKDSLEGKKYNQNQKLVFPEVTLVLADGEEYAKKGIVDAVNGQINRTTGAISLRATFQNHDNILRSGSSGTLKIAEVKKDVLQIPQIAVNELQDKTFVYILDQNNKAQKRNIQLTGKSKNNYIVYSGLQENDRVITSGFDKLTDGSPVTPILQK; from the coding sequence GTGAAGAAAAAAACATTATCTATTTTTAAAGTATCCCTATTGATTTGTTCAGCCTTAGCCACACAGGTAAGTTGTTCTTCAAGTTCTTCAAAAGAAAATAAAACCAAAGAAAAAAACGTGGCCTTGCCCGTCTATACCGTCACTAAATCAGATGCTACCACCATCAAGGATTATTTGGGCACCATAGAAGGTAAAGTTAACGTTGAGGTCCGCCCACAGGTCGAAGGACTGCTTCAGGAAATTTATATCGATGAAGGTTCTTTTGTTCAAAAAGGCCAGAAACTGTTCAAAGTAGACCCCTCTACTTATCAGGAAAATCTCAATAACATGGTTGCTACAGAGCAGGTCGCCAGAGCCAAACTTAAAAATGCACAGCTCGAAGTCGACCGATTGAAGCCGCTGGTTCAAAACGACGTTATCTCCGATGTCAGGTTGGCTTCGGCCAAATCAGATTATCAGGTAGCCAAGGCGACACTGGATCAGGCCATCGCAGCCGTACGTTCCGCTCAGATCAGTAAGGATTTTACGGTTATCACCGCTCCGGTAGGCGGTTACATTGGTCGGATCCCAAAACGTATCGGGAATCTGGTCTCAAAAGGTGATAAAGAACCCCTCACCTATCTTTCAGATATCCAGGAAGTCTATGTTTATTTCTCCATGAATGAATCTGACTTTCTTTATTTTTCCAAAGCACAGGCAAAAAAAGATAGCTTGGAAGGGAAAAAATACAACCAGAATCAGAAGCTTGTATTTCCCGAAGTTACGCTCGTCCTTGCGGATGGCGAAGAATATGCAAAAAAAGGTATAGTGGATGCCGTCAATGGTCAGATCAACCGTACTACAGGTGCGATCTCCTTGCGTGCGACATTTCAAAATCACGACAATATACTTCGGTCCGGAAGTAGTGGTACACTTAAAATTGCAGAGGTTAAAAAAGACGTTCTTCAAATCCCGCAGATTGCAGTCAATGAATTGCAGGATAAAACCTTCGTGTATATACTGGACCAAAACAACAAAGCACAAAAACGAAATATCCAACTGACAGGCAAAAGTAAAAACAATTATATCGTCTACTCAGGACTACAGGAAAACGATCGCGTTATTACCAGTGGATTTGACAAATTGACCGACGGTTCACCAGTAACCCCGATTTTACAGAAATAA
- a CDS encoding AMP nucleosidase, with protein MTMTTKRSAKNTVNSPITPGLKTKEEIVNNWLPRYTGRPLEEFGEYILLTNFSKYIHLFSEMHDNAPIYGEDKPMQSVTAGGITIINFGMGSPMAATIMDLLSAIAPKAVLFLGKTGGIKKKIPVGELILPIAAIRGEGTSNDYFPPEVPSLPAFAMQKAISTTIRDHQRDYWTGTVYTTNRRVWEHDKAFKKYLKSIRAMCVDMETATIFSVGFANKIPTGALLLVSDQPMVPEGVKTSVSDVTVTAKYVEEHIGIGIDALKQLINNGLTVKHLKF; from the coding sequence ATGACTATGACAACAAAGAGAAGTGCAAAGAATACCGTAAATAGTCCGATCACACCAGGTTTAAAAACCAAAGAAGAAATCGTGAACAACTGGCTTCCCCGTTATACGGGAAGGCCTTTGGAAGAGTTTGGGGAGTATATCCTTTTAACGAACTTTTCAAAATATATCCACCTGTTTTCTGAAATGCATGATAATGCTCCTATTTACGGGGAAGACAAACCGATGCAATCCGTCACTGCCGGAGGTATCACCATTATCAATTTCGGAATGGGAAGTCCAATGGCCGCAACCATTATGGATCTATTATCAGCAATTGCACCAAAAGCCGTTCTATTCTTGGGTAAGACCGGGGGTATCAAGAAAAAAATTCCTGTAGGTGAATTGATTCTTCCAATTGCCGCTATCCGCGGCGAGGGAACATCTAATGACTACTTTCCACCAGAAGTACCTTCATTACCTGCCTTCGCCATGCAAAAGGCCATATCCACTACAATTCGGGATCACCAACGCGATTACTGGACTGGAACGGTATACACCACCAATAGACGGGTTTGGGAACATGACAAAGCTTTCAAAAAATATTTAAAATCAATCCGTGCCATGTGCGTTGATATGGAAACCGCAACGATATTCAGCGTCGGATTTGCCAACAAGATTCCAACAGGTGCTTTACTGCTAGTTTCAGATCAACCGATGGTGCCAGAAGGAGTAAAAACTTCGGTCAGTGATGTAACCGTTACAGCAAAATATGTGGAAGAACATATCGGTATAGGTATTGATGCTTTAAAACAGCTTATCAATAACGGATTGACCGTGAAGCACCTTAAATTCTAA
- the holA gene encoding DNA polymerase III subunit delta yields the protein MNINPILSDIKNRSFKPVYLLQGEESYFIDTIADALEATVLNDAQKGFDQSIFYGKDIDISTIVNAAKRYPMLSDYQVIIIKEAQELKWKSDTEELLTKYLEHLTPTTILVFCFKHGKFDKRKKIYKVFEKKGLVVDAAKLYDDKVGPWIGAYVKDAGWRIHPQATMMIADYLGNDLSKVSNELDKLMLNVPKSQEISMEDVERNIGISKDYNVFELNTALAKRNALKAYQIVDYFVANPKNNPLVMVIGQIATYFTKILKYHYLIDKSVAAKELGVHPFFLKEYELAARNYNRRKTFDVLNVLKETDLKSKGVNVPSNFNSEEILKEMIYRILN from the coding sequence ATGAACATAAATCCGATCTTATCCGATATTAAGAACAGGTCTTTTAAACCAGTGTATTTATTGCAAGGGGAGGAGAGTTATTTCATTGATACCATTGCCGACGCTTTGGAAGCAACCGTATTGAATGATGCGCAGAAAGGCTTTGATCAATCGATTTTTTACGGAAAAGATATCGATATCTCTACGATTGTCAATGCAGCAAAGAGGTATCCTATGCTAAGTGACTATCAGGTGATTATTATCAAGGAGGCACAGGAGCTAAAATGGAAATCGGATACGGAAGAACTGTTGACTAAATACCTGGAACATCTTACACCGACAACCATTCTTGTGTTTTGTTTTAAACATGGGAAATTTGACAAACGCAAAAAGATCTATAAGGTCTTTGAAAAAAAAGGACTAGTTGTTGATGCTGCCAAACTATACGACGATAAGGTGGGCCCTTGGATTGGAGCTTATGTGAAAGATGCCGGCTGGCGCATTCATCCGCAAGCGACGATGATGATTGCGGACTATCTCGGTAATGATCTGTCCAAAGTGTCCAATGAACTTGACAAGCTCATGCTTAATGTTCCAAAGAGTCAAGAGATCAGCATGGAAGATGTTGAACGAAATATTGGTATCTCCAAAGATTATAATGTTTTTGAATTAAATACTGCATTGGCTAAACGTAATGCCCTAAAAGCTTATCAGATCGTTGATTATTTTGTGGCCAACCCCAAAAATAATCCGCTGGTAATGGTCATTGGACAAATTGCCACCTACTTCACGAAGATTCTCAAATACCATTATCTGATCGACAAATCGGTCGCAGCAAAAGAATTGGGGGTACATCCTTTCTTTTTGAAAGAATACGAGCTTGCTGCAAGAAATTACAACCGGCGGAAAACTTTCGATGTGCTCAATGTATTGAAGGAGACTGATTTAAAATCTAAAGGTGTCAATGTGCCGAGCAATTTCAATAGTGAAGAGATTTTAAAAGAAATGATCTATCGGATACTTAACTAA
- a CDS encoding efflux transporter outer membrane subunit: MKNIKKYLSGISIIIGLLGLMNACKIGKDYVQPKLKLPENFRGDTLDYFGDTSSMGLIHWKSFFHDPTLKLLIDSALANNFEMKTALLNLQISTRVLAQNKANYLPSVNATIANGNRTWRSKDFGSGPLTKYYDHKGEKAPQNMFVYQSMFGSDINFSWEIDIWKKIGSKQEQLLAEYLDTQEAKNAIQTSIITAVAKGYFNLLMLDAKIEVAKRNVQLNDSTLRMIKLQYEAGEITALAIQQTQSQRLLAASLVPEIEKEIVIQENALQTLTGKLPDSIKRGTSYEHLFAESKDISLGSPIEIVRNRPDIRSSEFQLMAANANANIQQAMRYPSLTVGGVLGVNSMLPKNWFNIPGALLGGITGNLTTPIFKNKTLKTQYEVAKLDRDKAEIQLQQKVVEAVAEVSNAVVTVDKQREQLSLAKERVDNAHLAVKNAGLLFKSGYATYLEVITAQSNALNSDLDLVELRQQHLDAFVDLYRALGGGWR, translated from the coding sequence ATGAAAAACATAAAAAAATACCTTTCGGGAATATCGATCATCATTGGTCTCTTAGGCCTGATGAATGCCTGTAAGATCGGCAAAGATTATGTGCAGCCCAAACTCAAACTTCCCGAAAACTTTCGTGGCGATACGCTGGATTATTTCGGAGACACCTCCAGTATGGGACTGATCCATTGGAAATCCTTCTTTCACGATCCCACATTGAAACTATTGATTGACTCTGCCTTAGCGAATAATTTTGAGATGAAGACAGCATTGCTCAATCTGCAGATTTCAACCCGAGTTTTGGCGCAGAACAAAGCCAATTATCTGCCGAGTGTAAATGCGACAATTGCCAATGGAAACCGCACCTGGCGATCGAAAGACTTTGGCAGTGGTCCCCTGACCAAATATTATGATCATAAAGGTGAAAAGGCACCGCAAAATATGTTTGTCTATCAATCTATGTTTGGTTCCGATATTAATTTTAGCTGGGAAATAGATATCTGGAAGAAAATAGGTAGCAAACAGGAGCAGCTATTAGCCGAGTATTTGGATACACAGGAGGCAAAAAATGCCATACAGACCTCTATCATAACTGCTGTCGCAAAAGGTTACTTCAATCTCTTGATGCTCGATGCCAAGATCGAGGTTGCCAAACGCAACGTTCAGTTAAACGATAGTACACTGCGTATGATCAAGCTCCAATATGAAGCGGGTGAGATCACCGCCTTGGCGATCCAACAAACACAATCACAGCGCCTATTGGCGGCATCCCTTGTTCCCGAAATCGAAAAGGAAATTGTCATCCAGGAAAATGCGCTTCAGACACTTACTGGAAAATTACCCGACAGCATCAAAAGAGGTACTTCTTACGAGCATCTCTTCGCGGAAAGCAAAGACATCTCCCTCGGTTCCCCGATCGAAATTGTGCGCAATAGACCAGATATCCGATCATCTGAATTTCAATTGATGGCAGCCAATGCGAATGCCAATATCCAACAGGCCATGCGTTATCCTTCATTGACCGTGGGCGGCGTATTAGGCGTAAATAGTATGCTCCCCAAAAATTGGTTCAATATACCAGGGGCATTGCTCGGTGGAATAACCGGGAATTTGACCACACCTATTTTCAAAAACAAAACCTTGAAAACACAGTATGAGGTCGCTAAATTGGATCGTGATAAAGCCGAAATCCAATTGCAACAAAAGGTCGTGGAAGCCGTAGCCGAAGTCTCTAATGCAGTGGTCACGGTCGACAAGCAACGGGAGCAATTGTCTTTGGCCAAAGAAAGAGTCGATAATGCACATCTTGCCGTCAAAAACGCGGGTTTACTCTTTAAAAGTGGCTACGCCACATATTTAGAGGTTATTACAGCGCAAAGCAATGCCCTAAACAGTGACCTCGATCTGGTCGAGTTAAGGCAACAGCATTTAGATGCATTTGTGGATCTGTACCGGGCACTCGGAGGAGGTTGGAGATAA